From Dromaius novaehollandiae isolate bDroNov1 chromosome 15, bDroNov1.hap1, whole genome shotgun sequence, a single genomic window includes:
- the SMAD5 gene encoding mothers against decapentaplegic homolog 5 — translation MTSMASLFSFTSPAVKRLLGWKQGDEEEKWAEKAVDALVKKLKKKKGAMEELEKALSSPGQPSKCVTIPRSLDGRLQVSHRKGLPHVIYCRVWRWPDLQSHHELKPLDICEFPFGSKQKEVCINPYHYKRVESPVLPPVLVPRHSEFNPQHSLLVQFRNLSHNEPHMPHNATFPDSFQQPNNTPFSISPNSPYPPSPASSTYPSSPASSGPSSPFQLPADTPPPAYMPPDDQMGQDNSQSMDTSNTMIPQIMPNISTRDVQPVAYEEPKHWCSIVYYELNNRVGEAFHASSTSVLVDGFTDPSNNKNRFCLGLLSNVNRNSTIENTRRHIGKGVHLYYVGGEVYAECLSDSSIFVQSRNCNYHHGFHPTTVCKIPSGCSLKIFNNQEFAQLLAQSVNHGFEAVYELTKMCTIRMSFVKGWGAEYHRQDVTSTPCWIEIHLHGPLQWLDKVLTQMGSPLNPISSVS, via the exons ATGACGTCAATGGCCAGTTTGTTCTCCTTTACTAGCCCAGCTGTAAAGCGTCTGTTGGGCTGGAAacaaggagatgaagaggaaaaatgggCAGAAAAAGCTGTTGACGCTTTGGTAAAaaagttgaaaaagaaaaagggtgctATGGAGGAATTGGAGAAAGCCTTGAGCAGTCCAGGACAGCCCAGCAAGTGTGTTACTATCCCACGTTCTTTAGATGGGCGACTTCAAGTTTCTCACAGAAAAGGCCTTCCCCATGTTATTTACTGTCGTGTTTGGCGTTGGCCTGATCTACAAAGCCATCATGAGCTGAAGCCATTGGATATTTGTGAATTTCCTTTTGGATCTAAGCAGAAGGAAGTCTGCATCAATCCATACCACTATAAGAGGGTGGAAAGCCCAG ttctACCTCCAGTGTTAGTGCCTAGACATAGTGAGTTCAATCCACAGCACAGTCTACTTGTTCAGTTCAGGAACCTAAGCCACAATGAACCACATATGCCACATAATGCGACATTTCCAGATTCTTTCCAGCAACCCAACAACACTCCATTTTCCATTTCGCCAAACAGTCCCTATCCACCTTCTCCAGCCAGCAGCACTTATCCAAGTTCCCCAGCTAGTTCTGGACCATCTAGTCCATTTCAGCTACCGG CTGATACTCCACCTCCTGCATATATGCCCCCTGACGATCAGATGGGGCAGGATAATTCTCAGTCTATGGACACAAGCAATACCATGATCCCTCAAATCATGCCAAATATATCTACAAGAG aTGTTCAGCCTGTTGCCTATGAAGAACCCAAACATTGGTGTTCAATTGTGTATTATGAATTAAATAATCGTGTTGGGGAGGCTTTTCATGCATCTTCTACAAGTGTCTTAGTAGATGGGTTTACAGATCCTTCCAATAATAAAAACAGGTTCTGCTTAGGCTTGCTCTCAAATGTTAATCGCAACTCGACAATTGAGAACACTAGACGACATATTGGAAAAG GAGTTCATCTCTACTATGTTGGTGGGGAAGTCTATGCTGAGTGTTTAAGTGACAGCAGCATATTTGTACAGAGCAGGAACTGCAACTACCACCATGGCTTTCATCCAACAACTGTATGCAAGATTCCTAGTGGCTGCAGTCTAAAAATTTTTAACAATCAGGAGTTTGCTCAGCTTTTAGCTCAGTCTGTCAACCATGGATTTGAAGCAGTGTATGAGCTCACCAAAATGTGCACCATTCGAATGAGTTTTGTAAAG GGGTGGGGAGCTGAATATCACCGACAAGATGTCACGAGCACCCCATGCTGGATAGAAATTCATCTTCATGGGCCCCTGCAGTGGCTGGATAAAGTACTTACACAAATGGGTTCTCCTCTTAACCCCATCTCATCTGTTTCATAG